The following proteins come from a genomic window of Salvia hispanica cultivar TCC Black 2014 chromosome 4, UniMelb_Shisp_WGS_1.0, whole genome shotgun sequence:
- the LOC125223398 gene encoding peptidyl-prolyl cis-trans isomerase FKBP4 yields MASGSPAINKIERAHQMYREGKYAEALAYYTDALSMAKTTPQKIALHSNRAACYLKLHDFNKAAEECTSVLELDYNHTGALMLRAQTLVTLKEYHSALFDVNRLIDLNPSSEVYRNLHTRLKTQLSLAPIPEDEAEFEEEDDDEYVDEDKHEPYEAEMDDDKIEDLGSSVNDVTRDAKESNGSDFEDVSLTEEILPCQNLTRQPPSDQSSLGWQTIPKPKGHSQLDYSRWDRVQDDSSEEDDDDDEDDEDDDDSQPQYRFRVKTVGVKAVK; encoded by the exons ATGGCTTCGGGATCGCCGGCGATTAATAAGATTGAGAGGGCGCACCAGATGTACAGAGAGGGCAAGTATGCCGAAGCACTGGCGTATTACACCGACGCGCTTTCCATGGCCAAGACCACGCCGCAGAAGATTGCGCTTCACAGCAACCGCGCCGCTTGTTATCTCAAGCTCCACGACTTCAACAAG GCTGCAGAAGAATGCACCTCGGTTCTGGAACTCGATTACAATCACACCGGAGCACTGATGTTGCGTGCTCAAACTCTGGTCACCTTAAAGGAGTATCATTCGGCACTTTTTGATGTCAACCGGCTGATTGATTTGAATCCGTCATCAGAAGTATACAGAAACCTTCACACCCGTTTGAAGACACAACTG TCACTTGCTCCAATACCTGAAGATGAAGCAGagtttgaagaagaagatgatgatgaataTGTGGATGAAGATAAACATGAACCTTATGAAGCAGAAATGGACGATGACAAGATTGAAGATCTTGGAAGCAGTGTAAACGACGTGACTCGTGATGCGAAAGAAAGCAACGGAAGTGATTTTGAGGATGTGAGTCTAACAGAGGAAATATTACCCTGCCAGAATTTGACCAGACAACCACCATCTGATCAATCCTCATTGGGTTGGCAGACAATCCCAAAACCAAAAGGTCATTCACAGCTAGACTACTCAAGGTGGGACAGGGTACAAGATGACTCAAGTGAAGAagatgacgatgatgatgaggatgaCGAAGACGATGATGATTCTCAACCTCAGTATCGATTTCGTGTTAAAACAGTTGGCGTGAAGGCAGTTAAATAG
- the LOC125223394 gene encoding alkane hydroxylase MAH1-like, which yields MPILESQYNFLLIIPPLFLAWYLSHRRGKQPPEPTLWPLLGMLPAALLNLRRAHDYVTEVLIACGGTYRFIGPRLFNIDMLFTSDPANIHHVFSRNFSNYPKGPEFRKIFDILGDGIFGADFELWEIHRRTTMAQLKRADFNEFLERTVWQKVEDGLFPVLDHFCGREEGLDLQDVFQRLAFDNICKFVLGSDPCSLRVDLTVFPCEKAFSKVAEPLLRRHILPEWMWKVQRWLNVGDERIIAEAAAAFDDFIYPRVVGGGDDAVVLRAFEKMYSESKSNAGSASLGEFLKDTSLNLMFAGRDTTSACLTWLFWLVAQDPVSERKILEELEAELGLEKKWRSFTAEESHKLLYLHGALCESLRLFPPVALEHKAPLQPDILPSGHHLARNGKLIISFYSVGRMESVWGKDCLEFKPERWICPSGKIKHEPSYKFPAFNAGPRTCVGKDMAFVQMKMVAAAILYGYKVKVVEGQRVSPRDSIILHAREGLKVLLCKRN from the exons ATGCCAATATTAGAATCCCAATACAACTTTCTCTTAATCATACCTCCACTCTTCCTAGCATGGTACTTGTCTCACCGAAGAGGCAAGCAACCACCGGAGCCGACGCTGTGGCCGCTGCTAGGCATGCTCCCGGCGGCCCTCCTCAATCTCCGCCGCGCACACGACTACGTGACGGAGGTTCTCATCGCCTGCGGCGGCACCTACCGCTTCATCGGGCCGCGCCTCTTCAACATCGACATGCTCTTCACCTCCGACCCCGCCAACATCCACCACGTCTTCAGCCGCAACTTCTCCAATTACCCGAAAGGCCCCGAGTTTCGCAAAATCTTCGACATCCTCGGGGATGGAATCTTCGGCGCCGACTTCGAGCTATGGGAGATTCACCGGAGGACCACCATGGCCCAGCTCAAGCGCGCCGATTTCAACGAATTTCTCGAGCGGACCGTCTGGCAGAAGGTCGAGGACGGGCTCTTTCCCGTCCTCGACCATTTCTGCGGGAGAGAAGAGGGTTTGGATTTGCAGGATGTTTTCCAGCGGTTGGCTTTTGACAACATATGCAAATTCGTGCTTGGGAGCGACCCGTGCTCTCTGCGGGTGGATTTGACGGTTTTTCCTTGCGAGAAGGCGTTTAGTAAAGTGGCGGAGCCGCTGCTGCGGCGGCATATACTGCCGGAGTGGATGTGGAAGGTGCAGAGGTGGCTCAACGTCGGCGACGAGAGGATCATCGCGGAGGCTGCGGCGGCGTTTGATGATTTTATCTACCCGCGTGTTGTTGGCGGTGGGGATGATGCGGTTGTGTTGAGAGCGTTTGAGAAGATGTATAGTGAGAGTAAATCGAATGCGGGTAGTGCTAGTCTTGGAGAGTTTCTCAAGGATACTTCTCTGAATTTGATGTTTGCGGGGAGGGACACGACCAGCGCGTGCCTCACGTGGCTCTTCTGGCTCGTCGCTCAAGACCCTGTGTCAGAGAGGAAGATTCTAGAAGAATTGGAAGCCGAGCTCGGTCTCGAGAAAAAATGGAG ATCCTTCACCGCGGAAGAGTCGCACAAGCTATTGTACCTGCACGGGGCTCTATGCGAGTCCCTGAGGCTATTCCCTCCAGTTGCATTGGAGCATAAAGCTCCATTACAACCAGACATCCTCCCAAGCGGGCATCACCTGGCCCGCAACGGGAAGCTGATCATATCATTCTACTCGGTGGGGAGAATGGAGAGCGTGTGGGGGAAAGACTGCCTCGAATTTAAGCCGGAGAGATGGATCTGTCCGAGTGGGAAGATCAAACATGAGCCATCGTACAAGTTTCCGGCATTCAACGCGGGGCCGAGGACGTGCGTGGGGAAGGACATGGCGTTCGTACAGATGAAGATGGTGGCGGCGGCAATACTGTACGGATACAAGGTGAAAGTGGTGGAGGGCCAGAGGGTTTCACCTCGGGATTCGATCATTCTACATGCCAGAGAAGGATTGAAGGTGTTGCTGTGTAAGAGAAATTGA
- the LOC125223395 gene encoding alkane hydroxylase MAH1-like, whose amino-acid sequence MSIFESQYIFLLIIPPLFLAWYLSHRRGKQPPEPTLWPVLGMLPAILLNLHRLHDYVTEVLAACGCTYRIVGSRLFNLDMLITSDPANIHHVLSRNFANYPKGPEFRKIFDILGDGIFSADFELWEIHRRTTMAQLKRADFNEFLERTVWQKVEDGLFPVLDHFCGKKEGLDLQDVFQRLAFDNICKFVLGTDPCSLRLDLRLFPGEKAFSAVAEPLLRRHILPEWMWKVQRWLNVGDERVIAEAAAALDDFIYPRVVGGGDDAVVLRAFEKMYSESKSNAASASLGEFLKDTSLNLIFAGRDTTSSCLTWLFWLVAQDPLSERKILEELEAELGLNKKWRPFNAEESHKLVYLHGALCESLRLYPPLPLEHKAPVQPDILPSGHRLACNGKLIMSFYSVGRMESVWGKDCLQFKPERWISPSGKIKHEPSYKFPAFNAGPRTCVGKDMVFIQMKMVAAAILYGYKVRLVEGQKVSPRDSILLHAKEGLKVLLCKRS is encoded by the exons ATGTCAATATTCGAATCCCAATACATCTTTCTCCTAATCATACCTCCACTCTTCCTAGCATGGTACTTGTCTCACAGAAGAGGCAAGCAACCACCGGAGCCGACGCTGTGGCCGGTGCTCGGCATGCTCCCGGCGATCCTCCTCAACCTCCACCGCTTACACGACTACGTGACGGAGGTCCTCGCCGCCTGCGGCTGCACCTACCGAATCGTGGGGTCGCGCCTCTTCAACCTCGACATGCTCATCACCTCCGACCCCGCCAACATCCACCACGTCCTCAGCCGCAACTTCGCCAATTATCCGAAAGGCCCCGAGTTTCGCAAAATCTTCGACATCCTCGGCGATGGAATCTTCAGCGCCGACTTCGAGCTATGGGAGATTCACCGGAGGACCACCATGGCCCAGCTCAAGCGCGCCGATTTCAACGAATTTCTCGAGAGGACCGTCTGGCAGAAGGTCGAGGACGGGCTCTTTCCCGTCCTCGACCATTTCTGCGGGAAAAAAGAGGGTTTGGATTTGCAGGATGTTTTCCAGCGGTTGGCTTTTGACAACATATGCAAATTCGTGCTTGGGACCGATCCTTGCTCTCTGCGGCTGGATTTGAGGCTTTTTCCTGGCGAGAAGGCGTTTAGTGCGGTGGCGGAGCCGCTGCTGAGGCGGCATATACTGCCGGAGTGGATGTGGAAGGTGCAGAGGTGGCTCAACGTGGGCGACGAGAGGGTCATTGCGGAGGCTGCGGCGGCGTTGGATGATTTCATCTACCCGCGTGTTGTTGGCGGTGGGGATGATGCGGTTGTGTTGAGAGCGTTTGAGAAGATGTATAGTGAGAGTAAATCGAATGCGGCTAGTGCTAGTCTTGGAGAGTTTCTCAAGGATACTTCTCTGAATTTGATATTTGCGGGGAGGGACACGACCAGCTCGTGCCTCACGTGGCTCTTCTGGCTCGTCGCGCAAGACCCTTTATCGGAGAGGAAGATTCTAGAAGAATTGGAAGCGGAGCTCGGTCTCAATAAAAAATGGAG GCCTTTCAATGCGGAGGAGTCTCACAAGCTAGTGTACCTGCACGGGGCTCTATGTGAGTCGTTGAGGTTGTACCCACCGTTGCCGCTGGAGCATAAAGCTCCAGTGCAACCGGATATTCTCCCGAGCGGGCATCGCTTGGCCTGCAACGGGAAGCTGATCATGTCATTCTACTCAGTGGGGAGAATGGAGAGCGTGTGGGGGAAAGACTGCCTCCAATTCAAGCCGGAGAGATGGATCTCTCCGAGCGGGAAGATCAAGCACGAGCCGTCATATAAGTTTCCGGCTTTTAACGCGGGGCCGAGGACGTGCGTGGGGAAGGACATGGTGTTCATACAGATGAAGATGGTGGCGGCAGCGATACTGTACGGATACAAGGTCAGATTGGTGGAGGGGCAAAAGGTTTCACCTCGTGATTCTATCCTTCTTCATGCTAAGGAAGGATTGAAGGTGTTGTTGTGTAAGAGAAGTTAG
- the LOC125223399 gene encoding uncharacterized protein At4g15545-like: MANGGEDGAGGRAAGPDFDLPDEILSVIPTDPYDQLDLARKITSMAIASRVTKLETEAGSLRRKLHEKDRVIQQLEDKVAQLDGAYQDAEFRLKVTREDNMKLVQERDSLVLTAKKLSRDVAKVITFLFWNRININFDNLSLCSLSFGLEHEL; the protein is encoded by the exons ATGGCGAACGGCGGAGAGGACGGTGCCGGTGGTAGGGCGGCGGGGCCGGATTTCGATCTTCCCGACGAGATATTGTCGGTGATACCAACGGACCCCTACGACCAGCTGGATCTGGCGCGTAAGATCACGTCCATGGCGATCGCGTCGCGCGTCACCAAGCTCGAGACGGAGGCCGGGAGTCTCCGCCGGAAGCTTCACGAGAAGGACCGTGTAATTCAGCAGCTGGAGGATAAGGTCGCCCAACTCGACGGGGCCTATCAGGACGCCGAGTTCCGATTGAAGGTTACGCGCGAAGATAAT ATGAAGCTGGTGCAGGAGAGAGATTCGTTGGTTTTGACAGCAAAGAAGCTCAGTCGTGATGTGGCGAAGGTGATAACATTTCTCTTTTGGAATAGGAttaacataaattttgataatctTTCTCTCTGTTCATTGTCATTTGGGTTAGAACACGAGTTGTAG